The following are encoded together in the Azospirillum lipoferum 4B genome:
- a CDS encoding efflux RND transporter periplasmic adaptor subunit, with amino-acid sequence MPQDDAPPPPRPRRLRWLGWLVVLLVAVGGLALWRTQGPAAPSTAPPVPAGERPVELSALEVTAVAPRKLTETVRLSGSVSPMEQSAVKAEVAARLAEVPVREGQAVRRGEVLARFETVELAARLSEKQANLEGARAQLVLAEKTLAKNRTLNRNNIVSDTSLDQAESSFGFQRAQVDALAAQVELARKALRDAVVVSPIDGMVATRSVNPGENLAVNAGMFTIVDLSRVEVEATVPAERVARLAVGQTARLRVEGFGEREFAGRVARINPMAQAGSRAIPVYVTVDNRDGALRGGMFASGEVLVAEASGAIAVPPVAIRHDDQGDFVLAIADGRTVRRPVTRVAQWARGDLVQVEGLAPGDRVVTGNLPGLTAGRAVAVAGS; translated from the coding sequence TTGCCGCAGGACGACGCCCCTCCCCCACCCCGTCCGCGGCGCTTGCGCTGGCTCGGCTGGCTCGTCGTTCTGCTGGTGGCGGTCGGTGGGCTGGCCCTGTGGCGGACCCAGGGCCCGGCCGCGCCCTCCACCGCCCCGCCCGTGCCTGCCGGCGAGCGCCCGGTGGAACTGTCGGCGCTGGAGGTGACCGCCGTCGCCCCCCGCAAGTTGACCGAGACGGTCCGCCTCAGCGGCTCAGTCTCTCCCATGGAGCAGTCGGCGGTCAAGGCGGAGGTGGCGGCCCGGCTGGCCGAGGTGCCGGTGCGCGAGGGGCAGGCCGTGCGCCGGGGGGAGGTGCTGGCCCGCTTCGAAACGGTCGAACTCGCCGCCCGCCTGAGCGAGAAGCAGGCGAACCTGGAGGGCGCCCGTGCCCAGCTGGTCCTGGCGGAGAAGACGCTGGCCAAGAACCGCACGCTGAACCGCAACAACATCGTCTCCGACACCAGCCTGGATCAGGCGGAAAGCAGCTTCGGTTTCCAGCGGGCGCAGGTGGACGCGCTGGCCGCCCAGGTGGAACTGGCGCGCAAGGCCCTGCGCGATGCGGTGGTGGTGAGCCCGATCGACGGGATGGTCGCCACACGCTCGGTCAATCCGGGCGAAAATCTGGCGGTGAATGCCGGCATGTTCACCATCGTCGACCTCTCGCGGGTGGAGGTGGAGGCGACCGTCCCGGCGGAGCGGGTGGCGAGGCTGGCCGTCGGCCAGACCGCCCGCCTGCGGGTGGAGGGCTTTGGCGAGCGCGAGTTCGCCGGCCGCGTCGCCCGCATCAATCCGATGGCGCAGGCGGGGTCGCGCGCCATCCCGGTCTATGTGACGGTCGACAACAGGGACGGTGCCCTGCGCGGCGGCATGTTCGCCAGCGGCGAGGTTCTGGTGGCGGAGGCATCGGGCGCCATCGCGGTGCCGCCGGTCGCCATCCGCCACGACGACCAGGGGGATTTCGTTCTGGCGATTGCCGACGGCCGCACCGTGCGCCGCCCGGTCACGCGGGTGGCCCAATGGGCGCGCGGCGATCTGGTGCAGGTGGAGGGGCTGGCACCGGGCGACCGGGTCGTCACCGGCAACCTGCCCGGCCTGACCGCCGGCCGCGCCGTCGCGGTCGCCGGCTCCTGA
- a CDS encoding glycosyltransferase family protein, translating into MRFLLCGHGTSEVLWSLHAALIDLGHESVLALPDISQDIIDRPIDALLVLNLFQIPRDTIEMLLAYVASFGKRPAVVHICLNHPVEEIGARTVEEIREIDQWMDRQSVFMWCMCPAAAQQANRMGLSRIFYEPLGVHRWIYTARSADGTSDLYKRWMSLNDTGLVRHPYAAMKGEADAAEGEALVRNRILYLGQGWPEHIPTGPEFSDQSISVATATVAGFMMERPELNRIQAMDLCGLAERSADPGWILRFNRAFTIAFSVENRRRFSAAIRRAFGETFSLWGNGWERLGIDAGPVSSALRNAYGSAAACLDFGSLAYDTAVFPRTLEIIKRNGLLVGWRHTDAAQLFGPHEQELTFIDEADAVRVLARLAVDPDHREKLRKAHLNWAYESLALTGILPRIIARMQT; encoded by the coding sequence GTGCGTTTCCTCCTGTGTGGCCACGGCACCTCCGAAGTCCTGTGGTCGCTCCATGCTGCACTGATCGACCTTGGCCACGAATCGGTGCTGGCCCTGCCGGACATCTCGCAGGACATCATCGACCGTCCCATCGATGCCCTGCTCGTACTGAACCTCTTTCAGATTCCGCGCGACACCATCGAGATGCTGCTGGCGTATGTCGCAAGCTTCGGCAAGCGGCCCGCAGTGGTCCACATCTGCCTGAACCACCCGGTCGAGGAGATCGGTGCCCGAACGGTGGAGGAGATCAGGGAAATCGATCAGTGGATGGATCGGCAGAGTGTCTTCATGTGGTGCATGTGTCCGGCAGCGGCGCAACAGGCGAATCGAATGGGTTTGTCGCGCATATTTTACGAGCCGCTCGGCGTGCATCGCTGGATCTACACCGCACGATCGGCGGACGGCACGTCCGATCTCTACAAGCGGTGGATGTCTCTGAACGATACAGGGCTGGTCCGCCATCCCTATGCGGCTATGAAGGGTGAGGCCGATGCCGCAGAGGGCGAGGCGCTGGTCCGGAACCGAATCCTCTATCTGGGACAGGGCTGGCCGGAGCACATTCCGACCGGACCCGAGTTCTCAGACCAGTCAATCTCCGTCGCAACCGCGACTGTTGCCGGTTTCATGATGGAAAGGCCAGAGTTGAATCGGATTCAGGCAATGGATCTGTGCGGATTGGCCGAGCGGTCGGCGGATCCAGGCTGGATACTCCGCTTTAACCGCGCCTTCACCATTGCATTTTCGGTGGAGAATCGCCGCAGATTCTCTGCCGCCATCCGCCGTGCCTTCGGGGAGACCTTCTCCCTCTGGGGCAATGGCTGGGAGCGTCTCGGTATAGATGCAGGCCCCGTGTCCTCCGCTCTGCGGAACGCATACGGAAGCGCTGCCGCCTGCCTGGATTTCGGCAGCCTCGCCTATGACACCGCTGTCTTTCCCAGAACCCTGGAGATCATCAAACGGAATGGGCTGCTGGTCGGTTGGCGGCATACCGATGCCGCGCAACTCTTCGGCCCGCATGAGCAGGAGCTTACCTTCATCGATGAAGCCGACGCGGTGCGGGTCCTGGCAAGGCTGGCAGTCGATCCCGACCACCGTGAGAAGCTGCGCAAGGCCCATCTGAACTGGGCATACGAATCTTTAGCCCTCACCGGTATTTTGCCAAGGATTATCGCACGCATGCAGACCTGA
- a CDS encoding helicase-related protein has protein sequence MTDDANTNATDPHLVHDLAVAHPEVTTLGAAGVLRMPDAEARGLVPLGLPLPKGKRDLLVPAERREAILLEITGRIDRAHRRDALLAQGRRALAGSHTALLSCEDRTRVRAVRSDELPWPGLSPAIRLQVSRTFDALELSDLSDAELSARLDHDPALHSALDDALSRVATRLRDLAERAGDDPDWGFASLAERLGKAARNRTDADELLDRWDREYDQWRRDRAESRGRAYVDRHFDFSRFERLFPVARGMNRRLVLVIGPTNSGKTHRAITALREARDGVYLAPLRLLALEVMERLNAEGTPTTLITGEEEIRTPGARHTASTIEVMDPDRPVEVAVIDEIQMLADPARGWAWTAALMGVPAETVYILGAPEVRPLVERAAAHLGEALEVVELDRKTPLSMLDRRLDWAEVERGDALIAFSRREVHSVRDTLLAQGLSVAAIYGALAPAVRRREAARFLSGEADVVVATDAIGMGLNLPCRRVLFTALEKFDGSSVRPLTATEVKQIAGRAGRFGQFEEGHFGVIARGTPTALKRLLEAPDRRLRADAPLPVRPTRAMLARLASHIDSDETRLLVECFGTAETAGSPFRLADLSALHRAAPMLDARRLALAAKLELLLAPADLEEPEDAKVFAAILDAVEAGEVLPLARLIPARLDGLTANVLEAASRTCDLYFWASRKFPDSLPDRDRVRSARDAIGQRLSEALASRARHREPPPAAGFRGAPRKRFGPRRR, from the coding sequence ATGACAGACGATGCCAACACGAACGCGACCGACCCGCATCTGGTCCACGACCTCGCCGTCGCCCATCCGGAGGTGACGACCCTGGGGGCCGCCGGCGTGCTGCGGATGCCCGATGCCGAGGCGCGCGGACTGGTGCCGCTCGGCCTGCCGCTGCCCAAGGGCAAGCGCGACCTGCTGGTCCCGGCGGAGCGGCGGGAGGCCATCCTGCTGGAGATCACCGGCCGCATCGACCGCGCCCACCGCCGCGACGCGCTGCTGGCGCAGGGAAGGCGGGCGCTGGCCGGCAGCCATACGGCACTGCTGTCCTGCGAGGACCGCACCCGCGTCCGCGCCGTGCGCAGCGACGAGTTGCCCTGGCCCGGCCTGTCGCCCGCGATCCGGCTGCAGGTGTCCAGGACCTTCGATGCGCTGGAATTGTCGGACCTGTCCGATGCCGAACTGTCGGCACGGCTCGACCATGATCCGGCATTGCACTCAGCACTCGACGATGCGTTGTCCCGCGTGGCGACCCGGCTGCGCGACTTGGCCGAGCGGGCCGGCGACGATCCCGATTGGGGCTTCGCCAGTCTCGCCGAGCGGCTGGGCAAGGCCGCCCGCAACCGCACCGATGCCGACGAGTTGCTAGACCGCTGGGACCGCGAGTACGACCAGTGGCGCCGCGACCGGGCGGAGTCGCGCGGCCGGGCCTATGTCGACCGCCATTTCGACTTCTCCCGCTTCGAGCGGCTGTTCCCGGTGGCGCGGGGCATGAACCGCCGGCTGGTTCTGGTGATCGGCCCGACCAACTCCGGCAAGACCCATCGCGCCATCACGGCCCTGCGCGAGGCGCGCGACGGCGTTTATCTCGCTCCCCTGCGCCTGCTGGCGTTGGAGGTGATGGAGCGGCTGAACGCTGAAGGCACCCCGACCACGCTCATCACCGGGGAGGAGGAGATTCGCACCCCCGGCGCCCGCCACACCGCCTCCACCATCGAGGTGATGGACCCCGACCGCCCGGTGGAAGTGGCGGTGATCGACGAGATCCAGATGCTGGCCGATCCGGCGCGCGGCTGGGCCTGGACCGCCGCGCTGATGGGTGTCCCGGCCGAAACCGTCTACATCCTCGGCGCGCCGGAGGTCCGCCCACTGGTGGAGCGTGCCGCCGCCCATCTCGGCGAAGCGCTGGAGGTGGTTGAACTCGACCGCAAAACCCCGTTGTCGATGCTCGACCGCCGGCTGGACTGGGCGGAGGTGGAGCGCGGCGACGCCCTGATCGCCTTCTCCCGCCGCGAGGTGCACAGCGTCCGCGACACGCTGCTCGCACAGGGCCTGTCGGTCGCCGCCATCTATGGCGCGCTGGCTCCGGCGGTTCGGCGGCGCGAGGCGGCGCGCTTCCTGTCGGGCGAGGCCGATGTGGTGGTGGCGACCGATGCCATCGGCATGGGCCTGAACCTGCCCTGCCGCCGCGTGCTGTTCACCGCGCTGGAGAAGTTCGACGGCAGCAGTGTCCGCCCGCTGACCGCGACGGAGGTGAAGCAGATCGCCGGCCGCGCCGGCCGCTTCGGCCAGTTCGAGGAGGGGCATTTCGGCGTCATCGCCCGCGGCACGCCCACCGCCCTGAAACGCCTGCTGGAGGCGCCCGACCGCCGCCTGCGCGCCGACGCCCCCCTGCCGGTCCGCCCGACCCGCGCCATGCTGGCCCGCCTCGCCTCCCACATCGACAGCGATGAGACGCGCCTGCTGGTGGAGTGTTTCGGTACCGCGGAAACTGCCGGCTCCCCCTTCCGGCTGGCCGATCTGTCGGCCCTGCACCGCGCCGCGCCGATGCTGGACGCCCGGCGGCTGGCCCTCGCCGCCAAGCTGGAGCTGCTGCTCGCCCCGGCCGATCTGGAGGAGCCGGAGGATGCCAAGGTCTTCGCCGCCATCCTCGACGCGGTGGAGGCAGGGGAGGTCCTGCCGCTTGCGCGCCTGATCCCGGCCCGGCTCGACGGGCTGACCGCCAATGTGCTGGAAGCGGCGTCCCGGACCTGCGACCTCTATTTCTGGGCGTCGCGCAAGTTCCCCGACTCCTTGCCCGACCGCGACCGCGTGCGCAGCGCCCGCGACGCCATCGGCCAGCGTTTGTCGGAAGCCCTCGCCTCCCGCGCCCGCCACCGAGAGCCGCCGCCTGCCGCCGGCTTCCGTGGAGCCCCGCGCAAGCGCTTCGGTCCGCGCCGACGGTGA
- a CDS encoding lytic transglycosylase domain-containing protein: MVKRNLATIHAAGAMLCLALGLAGCATEAPQVQTAPSVEAAYIPDPNDPLSRWVPLIREASQRYDMPEKWIRAVMMRESNGRATNRNGKVLTSSAGAIGLMQVMPGTYELMRAQYGLGPDPSDPRDNIMAGTAYLREMYDLFGAPGFLAAYNCGPGCYAQHLAGKQRLPRETKLYLAALTPVLRGSAPREPSLAAGAGAIEIAVVPDDAPKPRGGQPAAPAPQQSEPAPVVVASAEAPASRAVEPRRMEPRPAEQKAAEPVAAPIPAAAPIVVASLPHPAAAPAMPVQVAGSEPRPAPSTHRVSPQFTTQVAEALLPPQSVGKGERVVMRFVSQRADGCGSLAGRDRACVALADAQ; this comes from the coding sequence GTGGTCAAACGGAACCTCGCGACGATCCACGCCGCCGGAGCTATGCTGTGCCTCGCGCTCGGCCTCGCCGGCTGTGCCACCGAAGCGCCGCAGGTGCAGACGGCACCCTCTGTCGAAGCAGCCTACATACCCGACCCGAACGATCCGCTGTCGCGCTGGGTCCCGCTGATCCGCGAGGCCTCCCAGCGCTACGACATGCCGGAAAAGTGGATCCGTGCGGTGATGATGCGGGAGAGCAACGGCCGCGCCACCAACCGGAACGGCAAGGTTCTGACCAGTTCCGCCGGGGCCATCGGCCTGATGCAGGTGATGCCCGGCACCTATGAGTTGATGCGGGCGCAATACGGCCTCGGCCCCGATCCGTCCGATCCGCGCGACAACATCATGGCCGGCACCGCCTATCTGCGCGAGATGTACGACCTGTTCGGCGCCCCGGGATTCCTTGCTGCCTACAATTGCGGACCGGGCTGCTATGCCCAGCATCTGGCCGGCAAGCAGCGCCTGCCGCGCGAGACCAAGCTGTATCTGGCCGCGCTGACCCCGGTGCTGCGCGGCTCCGCCCCCCGTGAGCCGTCCTTGGCGGCCGGTGCCGGCGCCATCGAGATCGCGGTGGTGCCGGACGACGCGCCGAAGCCGCGCGGCGGCCAGCCGGCGGCGCCTGCTCCGCAACAGTCCGAGCCGGCGCCGGTCGTGGTCGCCTCCGCCGAAGCCCCGGCGTCCCGGGCGGTCGAACCGCGCCGGATGGAGCCGCGCCCGGCGGAACAGAAGGCCGCGGAGCCGGTTGCGGCTCCGATCCCGGCTGCTGCGCCGATCGTCGTCGCGTCGCTGCCGCACCCGGCCGCCGCACCCGCCATGCCGGTCCAGGTCGCAGGATCCGAGCCGCGCCCGGCCCCGTCGACTCACCGGGTCAGTCCGCAATTCACCACCCAGGTCGCCGAAGCCCTGCTGCCCCCGCAGTCGGTCGGCAAGGGGGAACGCGTGGTGATGCGCTTCGTCTCGCAGCGTGCCGATGGCTGCGGCAGCCTCGCCGGTCGCGACCGCGCCTGCGTGGCGCTGGCGGACGCACAGTAA
- a CDS encoding patatin-like phospholipase family protein — MTMIRRLWNRVCGKPATVQPTAPAEPLELSGPGPMLALPPPKPTLALALQGGGAHGAFTWGVLDRLLEEDIRLVGVSGASAGAMNAAMLVQGWARGGPDGAREGARAELANFWERVSAAGRLGPIRPNLADRLLGRWNVDNAPGSHLVEWAKRWITPYQTQSADFHPLRGLLAETVEPELIRRSGLRLFVSATNVRSGALRLFDETEVEVDHLLASACLPHLFRAVRIDGQDYWDGGYLANPPLSPLAEACPGADLLVVAINPFTCATTPQDPAGIAARLNQITFNAALLQELRCLSARAAAPRLHLIDADEHLQDLGVYSKLMTDWSFLNWLRDAGREAASRWVEQNLGRVGTESSARTPALA; from the coding sequence ATGACCATGATCCGCCGACTGTGGAACCGCGTGTGCGGCAAGCCCGCGACCGTCCAGCCGACAGCACCGGCGGAACCGCTGGAACTGTCGGGGCCCGGGCCGATGCTCGCCCTGCCGCCGCCGAAGCCCACGCTGGCGCTGGCGTTGCAGGGTGGCGGGGCGCATGGGGCCTTCACCTGGGGCGTGCTCGACCGGCTGCTGGAGGAGGATATCCGGCTGGTCGGCGTCAGCGGCGCCAGCGCCGGGGCGATGAACGCGGCGATGCTGGTGCAGGGCTGGGCGCGGGGCGGCCCGGATGGCGCGAGGGAGGGCGCGCGGGCGGAACTGGCGAATTTTTGGGAGCGGGTGAGCGCCGCCGGCCGGCTGGGTCCGATCCGGCCGAACCTGGCCGACCGGCTGCTCGGCCGCTGGAACGTCGACAATGCGCCGGGTTCGCATCTGGTGGAGTGGGCTAAGCGCTGGATCACGCCCTATCAGACGCAGTCGGCGGATTTCCACCCCCTGCGCGGCCTGCTGGCCGAGACGGTGGAGCCGGAGCTGATCCGCCGGAGCGGGCTGCGGCTGTTCGTCAGCGCCACCAATGTGCGCAGCGGTGCCCTGCGCCTGTTCGACGAGACGGAGGTCGAAGTCGATCATCTGCTGGCCTCGGCCTGCCTGCCGCACCTGTTCCGTGCGGTGCGGATCGACGGGCAGGATTACTGGGACGGCGGCTATCTCGCCAACCCGCCGCTGTCGCCGCTGGCGGAGGCCTGCCCCGGTGCCGACCTGCTGGTGGTTGCGATCAACCCCTTCACCTGCGCCACCACCCCGCAGGATCCGGCCGGCATCGCCGCCCGCCTGAACCAGATCACCTTCAACGCGGCCCTGCTGCAGGAACTGCGCTGCCTGTCCGCGCGCGCCGCCGCCCCGCGCCTGCATCTGATCGATGCCGACGAGCATCTGCAGGATCTGGGCGTCTATTCCAAGCTGATGACCGACTGGAGCTTCCTGAACTGGCTGCGCGACGCCGGGCGGGAGGCGGCGAGCCGGTGGGTGGAGCAGAATCTGGGGCGTGTCGGCACCGAAAGTTCCGCGCGGACGCCGGCCCTGGCGTGA
- a CDS encoding TrmH family RNA methyltransferase, with the protein MPSPPYQVIPITDPEDPRIEPYRDVRERDLVGRDGLFIAEGAVVVRSLLQSTRTLARSLLIADKRVEALEPMLTALPAGTPVYTATQAVLDRIAGFPLHRGILAVGERTELPTAADLLGACGPVARVVMLFGIGNHDNMGGIFRNAAAFGADAVILDSGCCDPLYRKAIRVSVGATLLVPTAKLGIGEDPLALLDRFGFEAVALSPAGAETLAALTPPRRAALLFGSEGPGLPPALLARARSVRIPMAGSFDSLNVATTSGIVLHHIASGQVP; encoded by the coding sequence TTGCCCAGCCCGCCCTATCAGGTCATCCCCATCACCGACCCCGAGGATCCGCGCATCGAGCCCTACCGCGACGTGCGGGAGCGCGATCTGGTCGGCCGTGACGGGTTGTTCATCGCCGAGGGGGCGGTGGTGGTGCGCAGCCTCCTCCAGTCGACCCGCACCCTTGCCCGCTCGCTGCTGATCGCCGACAAGCGGGTGGAGGCGCTGGAACCGATGCTGACCGCGCTGCCCGCCGGCACCCCGGTCTATACCGCCACCCAAGCGGTGCTCGACCGCATCGCCGGCTTTCCCCTGCACCGCGGCATCCTGGCGGTCGGCGAGAGGACCGAATTGCCCACCGCGGCCGATCTGCTGGGCGCCTGCGGCCCGGTCGCCCGCGTGGTGATGCTGTTCGGCATCGGCAATCACGACAATATGGGCGGCATCTTCCGCAACGCCGCCGCCTTCGGCGCCGATGCGGTTATCCTCGATTCCGGCTGCTGCGATCCGCTCTACCGCAAGGCGATCCGCGTTTCGGTCGGGGCGACGCTGCTGGTACCGACCGCGAAGCTTGGCATCGGCGAGGATCCGCTCGCCCTGCTCGACCGGTTCGGGTTCGAGGCGGTGGCGCTGAGCCCCGCCGGTGCCGAGACGCTGGCCGCCCTCACGCCTCCGCGCCGCGCCGCCCTGCTGTTCGGATCGGAGGGACCGGGCCTGCCGCCGGCCCTGCTGGCCCGCGCCCGCAGCGTCCGCATTCCGATGGCCGGCAGCTTCGATTCCCTCAACGTGGCGACCACCAGCGGCATCGTGCTGCACCACATCGCTTCCGGACAGGTTCCATGA
- a CDS encoding efflux RND transporter permease subunit, producing MPITRISVDNPVFATMMMVALMVLGLFSYNRLGVDLFPDVDFPVVVVSTSYPGASPETVETDITRPVEDAINTIAGIKTLTSRSYEGQSVVIAEFDLKTSSVQALQDVREKVSAIRATFRDEVKDPQITRFNPDDQPILSIAVTSDLRTLRDLTTLTDQIILKRLQNVRGVGKATIAGGVKRQILVRLKPEKLEALNVGVDEVIATVSGENQDVPAGTVTGQGRERVVQVEGRVRNPRDLLDLIVARRGDSPVRLGQVAEVIDGQQEQDSAAMLNGNPALAVDVVKVQGANTVEVARGLHAAIQDLRTKGSLPPDVTLAVVRDSSRGITNSLSNVQKTLVEGGILTILIVMVFLGSWRSTVITALTLPVAVLGTFGMLAAMGFTLNMMTLMALSLAIGILIDDAIVVRENIMRHLARGQGHRQAALDGTAEIGLAVLATTLTIVAVFLPVAFMGGIIGRFFLQFGITVSAAVLISLFVSFTLDPMLSSVWYDPAAHGKHGRSIFGRFAVWFERGFNAVSHGYGRLLRWGLRRRLLVMIVALAIFFGSFLLVPRIGVEFVPAADLGEQIVEVETPVGSSLATTTAKTKQVEAAIREFPEIAYTYSTVNTGVAIGHNRGSIYLRYTPIDQRKRSPNQLAPLLRERLSAIPGVTIGIAIPGVGGVQKQIQVSVQGRDIAELDRLSQKVIGAMRAIPGFVDVDSTLKAAKPTLAVRLERDIASDLGIGTTKVADTLRPLFAGDTVSSWKAPDGESYDVLVRLPEGDRAGRADLDRIHFAGGKDANGTPRMIPLSQVAEVVTTLGASQINRRDLQREVNVQANVQGRAAGDAGRELQAALAKIELPPGYRIVFGGSTKDIAETSSYAAQALALAVILIYLILASQFGSFLQPLAIMASLPLSLVGVFLGLLAAGSTLNIFSAIGFIMLMGLVTKNAILLVDFANQACKRGADLHDALVEAGIIRLRPIVMTTAAMIFGMIPLALGIGEGAQQRAPMAHAVIGGLLSSTILTLLVVPVALTYLDVLSRRMKRWFAHTDPDAQQHPAE from the coding sequence ATGCCGATCACCCGCATCAGCGTCGACAACCCGGTCTTCGCCACCATGATGATGGTGGCGCTGATGGTGCTCGGCCTCTTCTCCTACAACCGGCTGGGCGTCGACCTGTTTCCCGACGTGGATTTCCCGGTGGTGGTGGTCAGCACCAGCTATCCCGGCGCCAGCCCGGAGACGGTGGAGACCGACATCACCCGCCCGGTCGAGGATGCGATCAACACCATCGCCGGCATCAAGACGCTGACCTCACGCTCCTACGAAGGCCAGTCGGTGGTGATCGCGGAGTTCGACCTGAAGACCTCCTCGGTCCAGGCGCTGCAGGATGTGCGCGAAAAGGTCTCGGCCATCCGCGCAACCTTCCGGGACGAGGTGAAGGACCCGCAGATCACCCGCTTCAATCCGGATGACCAGCCGATCCTGTCCATCGCGGTGACGTCGGACCTGCGGACCTTGCGCGACCTGACCACGCTGACCGACCAGATCATCCTGAAGCGGTTGCAGAATGTCCGCGGCGTCGGCAAGGCCACCATCGCCGGCGGGGTGAAGCGCCAGATCCTGGTGCGCCTGAAGCCGGAGAAGCTGGAGGCCCTCAACGTCGGCGTCGACGAGGTGATCGCCACCGTCAGCGGCGAGAACCAGGACGTGCCCGCCGGCACCGTCACCGGCCAGGGGCGGGAACGCGTGGTGCAGGTGGAAGGGCGCGTGCGCAACCCGCGCGATCTGCTGGACCTGATCGTCGCCCGCCGCGGCGACAGCCCCGTTCGCCTCGGTCAGGTCGCCGAGGTGATCGACGGACAGCAGGAGCAGGACTCCGCCGCCATGCTGAACGGCAACCCGGCGCTGGCGGTCGATGTGGTGAAGGTCCAGGGCGCCAACACGGTGGAGGTCGCGCGCGGCCTGCATGCGGCGATCCAGGATCTGCGGACCAAAGGCTCGCTGCCGCCCGACGTTACGCTGGCGGTGGTGCGCGACAGTTCCCGCGGGATCACCAACTCGCTGAGCAACGTGCAGAAGACCCTGGTCGAGGGCGGCATCCTGACGATCCTGATCGTTATGGTCTTCCTGGGGTCCTGGCGCAGCACGGTCATCACCGCGCTGACCCTGCCGGTCGCCGTGCTGGGCACCTTCGGCATGCTGGCGGCGATGGGCTTCACGCTGAACATGATGACGCTGATGGCCCTGTCGCTCGCCATCGGCATCCTGATCGACGACGCCATCGTGGTGCGCGAGAACATCATGCGCCACCTCGCCCGCGGCCAGGGCCACCGGCAGGCCGCGCTCGACGGCACGGCGGAGATCGGGCTGGCGGTGCTGGCGACCACGCTGACCATCGTCGCGGTGTTCCTGCCGGTCGCCTTCATGGGCGGCATCATCGGCCGCTTCTTCCTGCAATTCGGCATCACCGTCTCGGCGGCTGTGCTGATCTCGCTGTTCGTGTCCTTCACGCTCGACCCGATGCTGTCGAGCGTGTGGTACGACCCGGCGGCCCACGGCAAGCATGGCCGCTCCATCTTCGGCCGTTTCGCGGTTTGGTTCGAGCGCGGGTTCAATGCCGTCTCGCACGGCTATGGCCGGCTGCTGCGCTGGGGCCTGCGCCGCCGCTTGCTGGTGATGATCGTGGCGCTGGCGATCTTCTTCGGCAGCTTCCTGCTGGTGCCGCGCATCGGCGTGGAGTTCGTGCCGGCCGCCGACCTGGGCGAGCAGATCGTCGAGGTGGAGACCCCAGTCGGCTCCTCGCTCGCCACCACCACCGCCAAGACCAAGCAGGTGGAGGCGGCGATCCGCGAGTTCCCGGAGATCGCCTACACCTACAGCACCGTCAACACCGGCGTAGCGATCGGCCACAACCGCGGCAGCATCTATCTGCGCTACACCCCCATCGACCAGCGCAAGCGGTCCCCGAACCAGCTCGCCCCACTGCTGCGCGAACGGCTGTCGGCGATCCCCGGCGTCACCATCGGCATCGCCATCCCCGGCGTCGGCGGCGTGCAGAAGCAAATCCAGGTGTCGGTGCAGGGCCGCGACATCGCCGAGCTGGACCGGCTGTCGCAGAAGGTCATCGGCGCCATGCGCGCCATCCCCGGCTTCGTCGACGTCGACAGCACGCTGAAGGCGGCCAAGCCGACTCTGGCCGTACGGCTGGAGCGCGACATCGCCAGCGACCTCGGCATCGGCACCACCAAGGTCGCCGACACGCTGCGCCCGTTGTTCGCCGGCGACACAGTGTCGAGCTGGAAGGCGCCGGACGGCGAAAGCTACGACGTGCTGGTCCGCCTGCCCGAGGGCGACCGCGCCGGCCGCGCCGACCTCGACCGCATCCATTTTGCCGGCGGGAAGGACGCCAACGGCACGCCGCGCATGATTCCGCTGTCCCAGGTGGCGGAGGTGGTGACGACGCTGGGCGCCTCGCAGATCAACCGGCGCGACCTGCAGCGCGAGGTGAATGTCCAGGCCAACGTCCAGGGCCGCGCCGCCGGCGATGCCGGGCGGGAGTTGCAGGCGGCATTGGCGAAGATCGAGCTGCCGCCCGGCTACCGCATCGTCTTCGGCGGCTCCACCAAGGACATCGCGGAGACCAGCAGCTACGCGGCGCAGGCATTGGCGCTCGCCGTCATCCTGATCTACCTGATCCTGGCCTCGCAGTTCGGCAGCTTCCTGCAGCCGCTCGCCATCATGGCCTCGCTGCCGCTGTCGCTGGTCGGCGTGTTCCTGGGGCTTCTGGCGGCGGGTTCGACGCTGAACATCTTCAGCGCCATCGGCTTCATCATGCTGATGGGTCTGGTGACCAAGAACGCCATCCTGCTGGTCGATTTCGCCAACCAGGCGTGCAAGCGCGGCGCCGACCTGCACGATGCGCTGGTGGAGGCCGGCATCATCCGCCTGCGCCCCATCGTGATGACCACCGCGGCGATGATCTTCGGCATGATCCCGCTGGCGCTCGGCATCGGCGAGGGCGCGCAGCAGCGGGCGCCGATGGCCCATGCGGTGATCGGCGGCCTCTTGTCCTCCACCATCCTGACGCTGCTGGTGGTGCCGGTGGCGCTGACCTATCTGGATGTCCTGTCGCGCCGGATGAAGCGCTGGTTCGCCCACACCGATCCCGACGCGCAGCAGCACCCGGCGGAGTGA